The following coding sequences are from one Gossypium hirsutum isolate 1008001.06 chromosome A12, Gossypium_hirsutum_v2.1, whole genome shotgun sequence window:
- the LOC107934402 gene encoding lanC-like protein GCL1 — translation MSSVMELTASQESHDEGKNERLDNFLNMDPTLSNSLSLSADTFLKAAMTLKNQVVEVTWKGRGSGGGGGGGLGTGIDPTVYTGLLGTAFTCLRSYEATGNRQDLVLSAEIVDTCLSVARASPRHVTFLCGRGGVYSLGAVVANYMGDHQRLEFFLNLFIEVAQEKALPVGPEEGGFGMSYDLLYGRAGFLWAALFLNKHLQGEVVPNDVLMPIVDAVLAAGRTGASDLPACPLMYRWHGTRYWGAANGLAGILHVLLHFPLSEGYAGEVKGTLRHMMCNRFPHSGNYPSSEGNPRDKLVQWSHGATSMAITLAKASQVYPNDREFRDAAIEAGEVVWKNGLVKKVGLADGIAGNTYAFLSLYRLTGETIYKYRAKAFASFLYHNKRKLAGIEHGGGFRANDEYSLFQGLAGTACLWFDMLAPHKSKFPGYEL, via the exons ATGTCTTCTGTAATGGAGTTGACAGCATCTCAAGAAAGCCATGATGAGGGTAAAAATGAACGGTTAGATAATTTTCTTAACATGGATCCAACGCTTTCTAATAGTTTGTCACTCTCTGCTGATACTTTCCTTAAAGCTGCCATGACTCTCAAGAACCAG GTAGTGGAGGTTACATGGAAAGGAAGGGGAAgtggcggcggcggcggcggcgggTTAGGTACGGGAATAGACCCGACTGTTTATACGGGTCTGCTGGGGACAGCTTTCACTTGCTTGAGATCTTACGAGGCTACTGGTAATCGGCAGGACTTGGTATTGTCCGCTGAGATCGTTGACACGTGCCTCTCAGTCGCACGTGCCTCCCCTAG acATGTGACATTTTTATGTGGTAGAGGAGGGGTGTATTCGCTTGGAGCAGTGGTGGCTAATTACATGGGGGATCATCAAAGACTTGAATTCTTCTTGAATCTCTTCATCGAG gTAGCACAAGAAAAAGCACTTCCGGTAGGGCCTGAAGAAGGCGGTTTCGGAATGTCATACGATCTTCTTTATGGGCGGGCTGGATTCTTATGGGCTGCTTTGTTCCTAAACAAGCATCTACAGGGAGAGGTGGTACCCAACGATGTTCTTATGCCGATCGTTGATGCCGTATTAGCTGCCGGTAGGACAGGGGCTTCCGATCTGCCAGCCTGCCCTTTGATGTATCGATGGCATGGCACAAGGTACTGGGGTGCAGCCAACGGTCTTGCCGGAATCTTGCACGTGCTCCTACACTTCCCTCTTTCAGAAGGCTATGCCGGCGAGGTCAAAGGAACTTTGAGGCACATGATGTGTAACAGATTTCCTCATAGTGGGAATTACCCTTCAAGTGAAGGGAACCCAAGGGACAAGTTGGTGCAGTGGTCTCATGGCGCAACCAGTATGGCAATCACTCTAGCGAAGGCATCGCAG GTCTATCCGAACGATAGAGAATTCCGTGACGCCGCTATAGAAGCAGGGGAGGTCGTATGGAAGAATGGGTTAGTGAAGAAGGTGGGGCTAGCTGATGGTATTGCTGGGAACACCTATGCTTTTCTTTCACTTTATCGCCTTACCGGAGAGACCATTTACAAATATAGGGCAAAGGCTTTTGCAAGCTTCTTATACCATAATAAAAGGAAGCTTGCAGGTATAGAACATGGCGGTGGATTCCGAGCTAATGATGAGTACTCCCTTTTCCAAGGGCTAGCAGGGACAGCTTGCCTCTGGTTTGATATGCTTGCACCCCACAAGTCTAAGTTCCCGGGATACGAGCTCTAA